A stretch of Cicer arietinum cultivar CDC Frontier isolate Library 1 chromosome 5, Cicar.CDCFrontier_v2.0, whole genome shotgun sequence DNA encodes these proteins:
- the LOC101514238 gene encoding protein SENSITIVITY TO RED LIGHT REDUCED 1 — translation MAASAKTLTNTNCTTSGDWTVVLPRRGKQRRKVAEVGKILEEKQEPWAPTDSQTDPGKETALMQKMERYINRIGNSQFYHTFRDQIQTSVFDYFRTVLGSDTKMQMVIYGIGSIDLYEPPRLQLSIAMLMKRDFNWIGSIEVFDPILSVTESRVLETLGCSVMSINEHGKREALKPTMFFMPHCEAELYNNLLRANWKPNLLKNMVLFGNSFETYEQHVSLCKNSPIQNSLGYILAVRSFANEFRIETISDDYYNAFHDSSWHFFSAVHETELQFINS, via the coding sequence ATGGCAGCTTCGGCAAAAACTCTCACAAACACCAATTGCACAACAAGTGGAGATTGGACGGTTGTTTTACCCCGTCGTGGAAAACAAAGGAGAAAAGTTGCCGAAGTTGGTAAAATTTTGGAAGAAAAACAAGAACCATGGGCTCCAACAGATTCTCAGACAGATCCAGGCAAAGAAACAGCATTAATGCAGAAAATGGAAAGATACATTAATAGGATTGGGAACTCTCAGTTCTATCATACTTTCAGAGATCAGATTCAAACATCAGTTTTCGATTATTTCCGGACGGTTTTAGGCTCCGACACAAAGATGCAAATGGTCATTTATGGTATTGGCAGTATCGATTTGTATGAGCCTCCACGTTTGCAACTTAGCATTGCAATGTTGATGAAAAGAGATTTCAATTGGATTGGAAGCATAGAGGTATTTGATCCTATTCTCTCTGTAACTGAGTCTCGGGTTTTGGAAACTCTTGGTTGTTCTGTCATGTCCATCAACGAGCATGGAAAGCGAGAAGCTCTAAAGCCAACAATGTTCTTCATGCCTCACTGCGAAGCGGAGTTATACAACAACCTGTTGCGGGCAAATTGGAAAccgaatcttttaaaaaatatggtgTTATTTGGGAACAGCTTTGAAACATATGAGCAGCATGTTTCATTATGTAAGAACTCACCTATTCAGAACTCCTTAGGGTATATCTTGGCTGTCCGAAGTTTCGCAAATGAATTCAGAATCGAAACAATTTCCGATGATTATTATAATGCATTCCATGATTCAAGTTGGCATTTTTTCAGCGCTGTTCATGAGACAGAACTGCAATTTATCAATTCTTGA